The DNA sequence CAGGCGGAGAGACATCTCGGGATGGCCGAGGTTGTAGACGCCGGCGCTCCCGCAGCAGCGCGCCGGGTCGCGCATCTCCGCCAGCCGGACGCCGGGGAGGGAGCGGAGGAGGGCGCGTGGCGCTTCGCGGACCCCCATCACGTTGGCCAGGTGGCAGGACTCCTGGTAGGCGACCTGGAGCGTCCCGCCGCCCCGCCCGTCCGCGCCCGCCGGCCGGGCGCGGGGCACCTCCCAGCCGCCCCGGACGAGCAGCTGGCTGACGTCCGTCACCCTGGCAGCGAGCCGCCGCGCCGCCTCCGAGACGGCCGGGTCGTCGGCCAGGAGCTCGGGGTACTCCAGGAGCGCGGCGCCGCAGCCGCCGGCCGTGGTCACCACCCAGTCGACGCCCTCCTCGAGCGCCTCGCCGAAGACGCGCAGGTTTTGCCGGGCCAGCCGGCGGGCCGTCTCCCGGTCGCCCTCGTCGCGGTGGAGCGCCCCGCAGCAGGTCTGCTCGGACGGCACCCGCACCTCGTACCCGTTCCGCGCCAGGACCCGCAGCGCCGCCTCGTTGACGTCGGTAAAGGCCACGTCCTGCACGCAGCCGGTGAAGAGCGCCACCCGCCCCCTGCGCGGCGCGGCCGGCCACGGCTCCGCCCGCGGCGCCCGTTCGCGCAGCGTCCGCCCGGACACCTCGGGGAGGACGGCCTCGAACGCGCGCAGGTGCTCCGGAAGGAGCCCCAGCCAGCCCAGCCGCCGCGCCAGGCGGCTGAGTCCGCTGCGCTGGTAGAAGCGGACGAGGCGGGCCAGGAGCGCCCAGCGGCGGGGGTAAGGCACCAGGTGGCGAAAGAGCAGCCGCCGCCAGAAGGAGGGGCGGCGGGCGGGGCGGAGGGCGGCGCGCGCCTCCTCGATCAGGGCGCCGACGCGCACCCCCGAGGGGCAGACCACCTCGCAGGCCCTGCAGTCCAGGCAACTGTCGACGGGTTCGAGAAGGGCCGCGTCATCCGGCCCGATTCGCCCCTCGGCCGCGGCGCGCAGCAGGTAGACGCGACCGCGGGGGGAGAGCTCCTCCAGCCCCGTCTCCTGGTAGGTAGGACAGGCGGGCAGGCAGAAGCCGCAGTGGACGCAGGCCTCCCAGAGCGCGCGCCCGCCGTGCGCGCCCTCCTCCGGCGGCCTCTGCTCCCGGAGAGCCACCTTTCAGATCCCTCCCACAAAGCGGCCGGGATTGAGCACGCCGCGCGGGTCGAAGCGCGCCTTGACGGCGCGCATCAGGCCGATGGACGGAGGAGGCGTCCCCCACGCGGGAAAACGGGGCCGAAGCCGGTCCGGCGCCTTCTCCACCACGGCCGACCCCCCGAGCGCCTCCGCCCGGGCGCGCCAGCGCCGCAGAAAGAGCGCCCACTCGTCCAGCGCCTCGTCGTCTTCCGCCGGTGAGGCGAAGAGGCGGAGGACGCCGTGGCCGGCGCCGGCGACGCGCGCCGCCTCCAGCCCGGTCTCCAGCGAGGCGGCGAGGAGCGCCGGCAGCTCGGCCAGCGTCACGCCCGCGCGGACCACCAGGCCCGAGCCGGCCGGCAGCTCCTGGTGGAAGGCCCGCCAGAAGGCGTCGGAGGATTCCGCCTCCAGCCGCTCGAGGCCGGGCGCCGCCGCGCCGCCCGTCGCCTCGGCCGCCAGCCGGGCGATCCGCTCCCGCTGGTAGGCGACCCCGGGGGCGTCGCCCTCCAGCGCCACGGCCAGCGTGCTGCGGGCCGGCAGGCCGAGGCGTGCGGCCGCTCCCGCGTCGAGCAGCTCCACGGCGGTGGGCAGGAGCTCGGCCACGATGCGCCTGCGGCCCAGGTCCAGCGCCTCCAGGGGCCCCTCCTCGGCGAGGAGCAGCGTCTCGCGCCGGGCCGGCAGGGGACGGACGCGCAACCAGGCCTCGGTCAGGACGGCCAGGGTGCCCAGCGAGCCGATCAGGAGGCGCATGACGTCGTAGCCGGCCACGTTCTTGACCACGCGTGCGCCGTTGTGCATCACCCGCCCGTCGGGCAGGACGAAGCGGAGCCCCGTGGTCATGTCGCGCGGCGTCCCGAAGGCGAGGCGGCGGGCGCCGGCGGCGCCCGTGGCCAGAAGGCCTCCCACGGTGGCGCCCGGCGCGGCTACCGGTTCCACCGGGAGCCACTGCCCGTGCGCTGCCAGGAAGCGGTTCAGCTCCTCCAGCGGCGTCCCCGCCAGGACGCGGACCACCAGCTCCTCGGGCGCATGCTCGACCACGCCCCGCAGGCCGGCCAGGGAGAGGACGAGGTCGCCGGCGCGGGGCGGCTCGCCCAGGCCCCACTGGCTTCCTCCGCCCCGGGGGAGGACGGCCAGGGAGGCGGCGGTGGCCTCCGCCAGCGCCCGCGCCACCTCCTCCTCGGTCGCCGGCTCGATGGTCCGGGGAGCCCGGGGAGGACCGCCGGCGGAGCCGGGGGAAGGCTCCGCCGGCCTGCCCGGCCGCTCCGGCTGCCGGTCCAGCGAAAGCTGCTCCATGCCCTCACGCTCCCGAGGGCCATCCGGGATGCCCGGGGATTGGCGCTTTCCGGAGGCCGGTCGCTCGCTGCAACAGGTGGGTGGACGAGCATGACGATGGAATGTGATTTCTTGCTATGCAACGCATCTTAGGCGACCGCCGGGAGGGGTGTCAACGGGCCGGAGGCGGCGGAGAACGGTTGTCGTGGGGCGGGGCGGGCTAGACGTGCGACTTTCGTCAAAACGATGCGCATGGAATCGCTTCGCGTCGCCGGCGCGGTGGTTGCGCACCGGCGGCGCAGTCGCGGGAGGGGGCGACCGGCAGGGCGCGAATAGCTATTTTTCGGAGGAAGTTGCCATCGGGCGAAACGACAGGGGGGATGGGCGATGGCCATGGCGCAACGCGCGCTTCCCGATGGGGTGGAGATCCGGGCGGAGGTGACGCCCGCCTTCGCCGAGATCCTGACGCCGGAGGCCGTCGCCTTCGTCGCCCGGCTGGAGCGGGAGTTCGGCGGGCGCCGCCTGGAGCTCCTGGAGCGGCGGCGGGAGCGGCAGGCTGCCTTCGACGCGGGGGCGAAGCCGGACTTCCTGGAGGAGACGCGCGCCGTCCGCGAGACGGAGTGGACGGTGGCGCCGGTGCCGGCCGACCTGCAGGACCGGCGCGTCGAGATCACGGGGCCGGCCTCGGACCGGAAGATGGTGGTCAACGCCTTCAACTCGGGCGCGAGCACCTACATGGCCGACTTCGAGGACGCCAACTCGCCCACCTGGGAGAACGTGATCCAGGGCCAGATCAACGTGCGCGACGCGGTCCGCCGGCGGATCGACTTCACCAGCGAAGAGGGGAAGCGCTACCGGCTCAACGAGCAGGTGGCGACGCTCGTCGTCCGCCCGCGCGGCTGGCACCTGCCTGAGAAGCACATCTGGGTCGACGGCCGGCCGGCTTCGGGGGCGCTGGTCGACTTCGGCCTGGCCTTCTTCCACAACGCCCGTGAGCTCCTGGAACGGGGGAGCGGCCCCTACTTCTACCTGCCCAAGATCGAGAGCCACCGGGAGGCGCGCCTCTGGGACGACGTCTTCACCCTGGCCGAGCAGGAGCTGGGCCTGCCGCACGGGGTGACCAAGGCGACCGTGCTGATCGAGACGCTGCCCGCCGCCTTCGAGATGGACGAGATCCTCTGGGAGCTGCGCGACCACTCGGCCGGCCTCAACTGCGGCCGCTGGGACTACATCTTCAGCAGCATCAAGACCCTCCAGGCGCATCCGGAGTGGATCCTACCCGACCGCGCCCAGGTCACCATGACCGTCCCCTTCATGCGCGCCTACGTGCAGCTGGCCATCCGCACCTGCCACCGGCGCGAGGCGCACTGCATCGGCGGCATGGCCGCCCAGATCCCCGTCAAGGACGACCCGGAGGCCAACGAACGCGCCTTCGCCCTGGTCCGCGCCGACAAGGAGCGGGAGGCGAGCGAGGGCCACGACGGCACCTGGGTGGCGCACCCGGGCCTGGTGCCGGTGGCGAAGGAGGTCTTCGACCGGCTCATGCCCGGCCCCCACCAGATCGAAAGGAAGCGCGACGACGTCCACGTGACGGCCGAGGAGCTGCTGCGCGTGCCCGAGGGGACGATCACCGAGGCCGGCGTGCGCAACAACCTGAGCGTGGCCGTCCAGTACATCGCCGCCTGGCTCGGCGGCCGCGGCGCCGTCCCCATCTTCCACCTGATGGAGGACGCGGCCACGGCCGAGATCGCCCGCACCCAGCTCTGGCAGTGGCTCCACCACCCCAGGGGCATCCTGGACGACGGGCGCCGGGTGACGGGCGAGCTGCTGGAGCGCCTCCTCGACGAGGAGATGGCCAAGATCCGCGCCGAGGCGGGCGAGGAGTCCTTCGCCCGCGGCCATTACGAGGAAGCCCGCCAGATCCTGCGCGAGCTGACCTTCCAGGAGAGCCTCCCCGACTTCTTCACCCTGGCCATGTACGAGCGGCTGCCCTGAGCGGGGCGCCCGGCGGGGCGGACGGCTGCGAGAGGAGGCGGGAGCGGGTGGGTGAGCGGAAGGCGGCGGCCGCCGCCGGCGGCCGCGCCGTCGATCTCTTCCCGAGCTGCATGGTGGACCTCTTCCGCCCGCAGGCGGCGGTGGCGGCCCTCCGCCTGCTGGAGCGGCGCGGCCTGCGGGTCCGTTTCCCCTGGGGGCAGACCTGCTGCGGACAGTTCGCCTTCAATGCCGGCCACGACCGGGAGGCGGCCGAGCTGGGCCGCCGCCTGGTGGAGGCCTTCGAGGAGCCGGGCGACGGGGTGCCGGTGGTGGCGCTCTCCGGCTCCTGCGCCGCCATGGTGCGCGCCGAGCTGCCCGGGCTGCTGGAGCGGGAGGCGCGGGAGCGGGGAGCCGGCGAGGCGGAGGCCCGCGCCTGGCGGGAGCGGGCGGAGCGGCTGGCGGCGCGGGTGGTGGAGCTGAGCCACTTCCTGGCGGGACCGGAGGCCGCGCAGGCGCGGGAGGGGGAGCCCGCCCCTGGAGGGCCGGCGGGCGCGGGGCTGCGCGTCGCCTACCACAACGGCTGCCACATGCGGCGCCTCCTGGGCGTGGAGGAGGCGCCGCTGCGCCTCTTGCGCCAGGAGGGCTTCGAGCCGCTGGAACCTCCGGCGGCCGACCAGTGCTGCGGCTTCGGCGGTCTCTTCTCGCTGGTGGAGCCCTCGCTTTCGGCGGCGATGGCCGACGCCAAGCTGGCTTCGCTGGAGGAGGCGCGGGAGGCCGGGGCGGTGGCGCTGGTCAGCGCCGACCTGGGGTGCCTTCTCCACCTGGGCGGTCGCCTGCGCCGCCGCGGCGACGCCTTCCCGGTGGTCCACCTGGCCGAGGCGGCGGAGCTGGCCGAGAGCGGCCGGCTGAGCGAGGCGGCGCTGGCCCGGGCCTCCGCGCTGGCCGCGCGGGAGGCGCCGGGGAGGCCGGCGGCCGAACGGGCGGGGGGTGGCGAGGGATGAGCGGCCGGCTACCCCGGGCGCCCGCCCCCTGGCCGGTGCGGCGGAGCCGGGCGCTGCTCGAGACGCGGCTGCGCGAGGCGGCAAACCGGGCCACGCGCCGCCTCCAGGAGCAGAAGCGGGAGGCCTACCGGACCTTCCCGCGCGGGGAGGCGATGCGCCGCCGCGCCGTGGAGGCGAAGCGCCGCGCCCTGGGCGACCTGGAGGCGCTCCTGGAAGAGGCAACCCGGCACGTGGAGGCGCGCGGGGGGCGCGTCTTCCGCGCGCGCGGGCCCGAGGAGGTCGCCGGCTACGTGCTGGAGGTGGCGCGGCGGCGGGGCGCCCGGCGGGTGGTCAAGTCCAAGTCCATGACCAGCGAGGAGGTGGAGCTGAACGACCGCCTGGAGGCGGCCGGCCTCGAGGTCCGCGAGACGGACCTGGGCGAGTACATCGTCCAGCTGGCGGGCGAGCGGCCCGCCCACATCCTGGTGCCGGCCGCCCACAAGAGCCGGGCCGACATCCGGGAGCTCTTCGCGCGCGAGGCGGAGCGCACGGGCGAGGAGCCGCCGGCGGGCGACGAGCCGCCGGAGCTGACCGCCTTCGCCCGCCGCCGCCTGCGCGGCGAGTTCCTGGAGGCGGAGATCGGGATCAGCGGGGGCAACTTCCTCGTGGCGGAGACGGGGACGCTGGTGCTGATCACCAACGAGGGGAACGGGCGGATGGTCACCTCGCTCCCGCCCGTCCACATCGCCCTGGTGGGCATCGAGAAGGTGGTGGCCACGTGGGAGGAGCTGGCCGACCTGGTCCAGCAGCCGCCGCTGAGCGGCGTGGGACAGCGGCTCACCTCCTACGTCAGCCTGCTCAGCGGCCCGCGGCGGCCGGGCGAACTGGACGGCCCCGAGGAGTTCCACCTGATCCTCCTGGACAACGGGCGAAGCGATCTCCTGGGCAGCGAGTTCGAGGACGTGCTGCGCTGCATCCGCTGCGGCGCCTGCCTCAACGTCTGCCCGGTCTTCCGCGCCGTCGGCGGCGGTCACGCCTACGGGAGCGTCTACAGCGGCCCGGTGGGCGTGGTGCTGACGCCGCTTCTGGCGGGCCTCGAGCATGCGCCCGAGCTGCCGGAGTCGCTCTGCAGCATGTGCCATGCGTGCGGCGAGGCCTGCCCCATGGAGATCGACCTGCCCGGGCACATCCTCCGCCTGCGCCGCCAGGAAACCCGGCGCGGCCTGGCACCCCGCCTCTTCGACCGCCTCCTCCCGCTCTGGTCCCGCCTCTGGTCGACCCCCGGCGGCTTCCTTCTCTCCGCCCGCCTGGGCCGGCTCGGCCAGCGCTTCTGGCGGCGGGAGGGGCGGCTGACCGGGGCGCCCGGCCCCCTCGCCGGCTGGTTCGTCAGCCGGGAGATGGCGCCGCTGGCCGGGGAGAGCTTCCACGAGTGGTGGCGCCGGAACCGGGGTGAGGCTGGATGACGGGAGAGGAGCTGGCGCAGGCCTTCCGCGAGCGCTGGGAGGCGCTGGGCGGGAGGCTCTTCCTGGCCGGGGATGGCGCCGGGGCGGTGCGCGCCGCCTTCCGCGAGGCCGTGCTCTGGCTGGCGGGCGGCAGCGCGTCGCCCGGACCCCAGGCGCCGCCGGCCCTCCTCTGGTCGGAGGCGGAGCTGGCTCCCCTCGGCCTGGAGGAGGAACTGGCCGGCCTGGGCTTCCGGGCGGTCGCGTGGCGCCTCCTCCCCGGGGAGGCGGAGGGGGAGGGCGCGGCCCGCCTGCGCCGCCTGGCGGCCGAGGCGCCGCTGGGGGTGACCGGGGCGGCCTGGGCGGCGGCCGAGACCGGCACCCTCGCCCTCTACTCGGGGGAGGCCACGGGCCGGCTGGTCAGCCTCCTGCCCGAGGCCCACCTGGCGCTCCTGCGCCGCTCGCGGCTGGTGGCGACGCTGGCTGACGGCTTCCGGCTGCTGGCCGGGGAGGCGGGCCGGCGGGGCGACCTGCCCTCGGCGGTCAACCTGGTCAGCGGGCCCAGCCGCAGCGCCGACATCGAGGGCGAGCTGACCACCGGCGTCCACGGGCCGGCGCGGGTGGCGGTGGTGCTGGGCGAGTGGTGAGCGGGCCGGGCCGGGCTAACATAGGGCGCGGGAGGGATGCGCATGGGCAGGCTCGACGGTCAGAGGATCGCCCTGCTGGTGGGGCCGGGCTTCGAGGACTCTGAGGCGCTTTACCCGTACTACCGCCTCCAGGAAGAGGGCGCGCGCGTCGAGGTGGTGGGCGTCGGGCGCGCGGGCGAGGTGGTCACGGGCAAGCACGGCGTCCCGCTGGCCATCGACCGCCCGGTGGACGAGGCCAGGGCGGAGGCGTACGACGGCCTGGTCCTCCCCGGCGGGCACGGC is a window from the Bacillota bacterium genome containing:
- a CDS encoding (Fe-S)-binding protein, producing the protein MALREQRPPEEGAHGGRALWEACVHCGFCLPACPTYQETGLEELSPRGRVYLLRAAAEGRIGPDDAALLEPVDSCLDCRACEVVCPSGVRVGALIEEARAALRPARRPSFWRRLLFRHLVPYPRRWALLARLVRFYQRSGLSRLARRLGWLGLLPEHLRAFEAVLPEVSGRTLRERAPRAEPWPAAPRRGRVALFTGCVQDVAFTDVNEAALRVLARNGYEVRVPSEQTCCGALHRDEGDRETARRLARQNLRVFGEALEEGVDWVVTTAGGCGAALLEYPELLADDPAVSEAARRLAARVTDVSQLLVRGGWEVPRARPAGADGRGGGTLQVAYQESCHLANVMGVREAPRALLRSLPGVRLAEMRDPARCCGSAGVYNLGHPEMSLRLLDRKMRDLPEEADVVATGNPGCALQMALGARRSGRALRVVHPVVLLDEAYRAEEVSDHGRSG
- a CDS encoding FAD-binding oxidoreductase, which produces MEQLSLDRQPERPGRPAEPSPGSAGGPPRAPRTIEPATEEEVARALAEATAASLAVLPRGGGSQWGLGEPPRAGDLVLSLAGLRGVVEHAPEELVVRVLAGTPLEELNRFLAAHGQWLPVEPVAAPGATVGGLLATGAAGARRLAFGTPRDMTTGLRFVLPDGRVMHNGARVVKNVAGYDVMRLLIGSLGTLAVLTEAWLRVRPLPARRETLLLAEEGPLEALDLGRRRIVAELLPTAVELLDAGAAARLGLPARSTLAVALEGDAPGVAYQRERIARLAAEATGGAAAPGLERLEAESSDAFWRAFHQELPAGSGLVVRAGVTLAELPALLAASLETGLEAARVAGAGHGVLRLFASPAEDDEALDEWALFLRRWRARAEALGGSAVVEKAPDRLRPRFPAWGTPPPSIGLMRAVKARFDPRGVLNPGRFVGGI
- the aceB gene encoding malate synthase A — translated: MAQRALPDGVEIRAEVTPAFAEILTPEAVAFVARLEREFGGRRLELLERRRERQAAFDAGAKPDFLEETRAVRETEWTVAPVPADLQDRRVEITGPASDRKMVVNAFNSGASTYMADFEDANSPTWENVIQGQINVRDAVRRRIDFTSEEGKRYRLNEQVATLVVRPRGWHLPEKHIWVDGRPASGALVDFGLAFFHNARELLERGSGPYFYLPKIESHREARLWDDVFTLAEQELGLPHGVTKATVLIETLPAAFEMDEILWELRDHSAGLNCGRWDYIFSSIKTLQAHPEWILPDRAQVTMTVPFMRAYVQLAIRTCHRREAHCIGGMAAQIPVKDDPEANERAFALVRADKEREASEGHDGTWVAHPGLVPVAKEVFDRLMPGPHQIERKRDDVHVTAEELLRVPEGTITEAGVRNNLSVAVQYIAAWLGGRGAVPIFHLMEDAATAEIARTQLWQWLHHPRGILDDGRRVTGELLERLLDEEMAKIRAEAGEESFARGHYEEARQILRELTFQESLPDFFTLAMYERLP
- a CDS encoding (Fe-S)-binding protein codes for the protein MVDLFRPQAAVAALRLLERRGLRVRFPWGQTCCGQFAFNAGHDREAAELGRRLVEAFEEPGDGVPVVALSGSCAAMVRAELPGLLEREARERGAGEAEARAWRERAERLAARVVELSHFLAGPEAAQAREGEPAPGGPAGAGLRVAYHNGCHMRRLLGVEEAPLRLLRQEGFEPLEPPAADQCCGFGGLFSLVEPSLSAAMADAKLASLEEAREAGAVALVSADLGCLLHLGGRLRRRGDAFPVVHLAEAAELAESGRLSEAALARASALAAREAPGRPAAERAGGGEG
- a CDS encoding lactate utilization protein; its protein translation is MSGRLPRAPAPWPVRRSRALLETRLREAANRATRRLQEQKREAYRTFPRGEAMRRRAVEAKRRALGDLEALLEEATRHVEARGGRVFRARGPEEVAGYVLEVARRRGARRVVKSKSMTSEEVELNDRLEAAGLEVRETDLGEYIVQLAGERPAHILVPAAHKSRADIRELFAREAERTGEEPPAGDEPPELTAFARRRLRGEFLEAEIGISGGNFLVAETGTLVLITNEGNGRMVTSLPPVHIALVGIEKVVATWEELADLVQQPPLSGVGQRLTSYVSLLSGPRRPGELDGPEEFHLILLDNGRSDLLGSEFEDVLRCIRCGACLNVCPVFRAVGGGHAYGSVYSGPVGVVLTPLLAGLEHAPELPESLCSMCHACGEACPMEIDLPGHILRLRRQETRRGLAPRLFDRLLPLWSRLWSTPGGFLLSARLGRLGQRFWRREGRLTGAPGPLAGWFVSREMAPLAGESFHEWWRRNRGEAG
- a CDS encoding lactate utilization protein; the encoded protein is MTGEELAQAFRERWEALGGRLFLAGDGAGAVRAAFREAVLWLAGGSASPGPQAPPALLWSEAELAPLGLEEELAGLGFRAVAWRLLPGEAEGEGAARLRRLAAEAPLGVTGAAWAAAETGTLALYSGEATGRLVSLLPEAHLALLRRSRLVATLADGFRLLAGEAGRRGDLPSAVNLVSGPSRSADIEGELTTGVHGPARVAVVLGEW